The Haloferax marinisediminis nucleotide sequence CGTGCTGGCCGTTATCGTCGGATTCGGCGTCCTGTACTACAAGTTCTACCGCCCACTGAACGAGGGGGCCGAGAAAGAGACGGGCCTCTCGAAGCGTATTCTTCGGTACAGTGCTCCACTGGCGGTCACCAGAGGTGCAGTGATGCTGGACAGTCGCGTCGATGCGATTCTGGTCGGCTACTTCCTGAACCCGGTCGCAGTGGGGTACTATATGCTCGGGAAGCAAATCACGGACTTCGTCATCGCGCCCGCGACCACGATTGGCTTCTCCATCTCGCCCACGTACGGTGAACAGAAGGTGACGGACAAACTCGAACGGGCGGCGAACCTGTACGAGACGACGTTCGAATACGTGGTTACGCTGTACGTCCCCGCCGCCGTCGGGATGGCCATCCTCGCCGAACCCACCGTCCGACTCATCTTCGGCGAGGGGTACCTCGGTGCAGTCCCTGTCGTGCAGGTGTTCAGCCTCTACGTCCTCCTCCGCGCGATAGACAAAATTACGAACGATAGCCTCGACTTTATCGGACTGGCGGGCTCACGGGCCTACGCGAAGTCGGCGACGGCAGTCGCGAACTTCGCCCTGAACATCGCACTCATCCCCGTCTTCGGTGTGGTCGGTGCCGCCCTCGCGACGGTCATCACGTACATCTTCCTCGTCGGGTACGAGGTGTACCTCATCTACACCGAGTTCTCGCTGTCGCTGACGCGACTCGCCCGGACGACAGCAATCGTCTGTCTCGTCACTCTCGGGATGGCGATTCCTGTCCTGGCGTTCGAACCCTTCATCTCCGGGATTGCGACGCTCGCCGTCGCGGTTGGACTGGGTATCGCCCTGTGGTCTGTGTTCGCCTCGGCAAGCGGCCTCTTCAGCTTCCGACGGGTCGTGTCGATGCTCCGGTAACCGCACGCAGTACATTTCTTTCGGCCATGTAGGAAAAGAATTTAACGCGCAAAGCTGACAGTGAAACACTATCGTGTCTCGACTTCATCGTCGACGTCTGCTTGCCGTAGCCAGTCTCGGATTGTCGTCTGTTCTCATCGACTGTCTCGGCGGTGGCAACCAATCAATTGACACGACCGGAAACACGACAGCCAGTTCGAGGGCATCTCCAGAAACGACGAGCCAGAACAGTTCACCCAGCAATCGGTCAGAGCTCCCAAAATACGATTGTGATGTTGCGTCTCGGCGAGCCCGTTTCTCTGGAGACTGATGACGACGATGTCGTTCAACCGCCCGCCTATCCACTCTGCCCGGTCTCGCTTACGGATACCGAGGCTGTTGTCGAGTACGTCGAGGCGTACAAGCGGGCCTATCGACAGAATGGACTAGTTGAACAGTACTGGTCTGACCTTGTTGGACACAGCATGTACGTGGAGGGTATTCGGACGTACGACGCACCCGACGGCGCTGCCCTCGTCCGACTTCAGTACACGAACTCGGAGACGGTGGA carries:
- a CDS encoding flippase, which encodes MVKSSIIRGLKAMFAAQSVSLLSKGLLIVLLTRYFLTAEEYGLLFFAISILSVTLLFANLGLAKSAARYLAEYRKTDPSQVPHILWSTLKYNLVTILFVSAAVVLFSEPISRLLAEPRVAPLLVAGVGYVAFSSLKTFLSLSFQGLNSVDWSAKIDIVANAAFLVFIVGFLLLGLGPLGAILGYTVGYVLAVIVGFGVLYYKFYRPLNEGAEKETGLSKRILRYSAPLAVTRGAVMLDSRVDAILVGYFLNPVAVGYYMLGKQITDFVIAPATTIGFSISPTYGEQKVTDKLERAANLYETTFEYVVTLYVPAAVGMAILAEPTVRLIFGEGYLGAVPVVQVFSLYVLLRAIDKITNDSLDFIGLAGSRAYAKSATAVANFALNIALIPVFGVVGAALATVITYIFLVGYEVYLIYTEFSLSLTRLARTTAIVCLVTLGMAIPVLAFEPFISGIATLAVAVGLGIALWSVFASASGLFSFRRVVSMLR